Proteins encoded in a region of the Apilactobacillus apisilvae genome:
- a CDS encoding ComGF family competence protein, whose amino-acid sequence MNRNLNKQAFTIIETIIGLILVASIALLINNSIPYLNYENKTNNDNLINYHIFLKTIESKKLNLKVLNANDDTANFINYDTQKRYRISLYKNMLRLSGDKNGHVPLLDNVTNIEFKIVNHHLHLIVILKENQKFESVSSIES is encoded by the coding sequence ATGAACAGAAATTTAAATAAACAAGCGTTTACTATCATTGAAACTATTATTGGATTAATATTGGTTGCTTCAATTGCTCTTTTGATTAATAATTCAATTCCATATTTAAATTATGAAAATAAAACAAACAATGATAATTTAATTAATTATCATATCTTTTTAAAAACTATCGAGTCTAAAAAACTAAATTTAAAAGTATTAAATGCTAATGATGACACGGCTAATTTTATTAATTATGACACTCAAAAAAGATATAGGATTTCTTTGTATAAGAACATGTTAAGATTGTCTGGTGATAAAAATGGTCATGTTCCTTTACTGGATAATGTAACTAATATCGAATTTAAAATAGTTAATCATCACCTACATTTAATAGTGATTTTAAAAGAAAATCAAAAATTTGAAAGTGTGAGCTCAATTGAAAGTTAA
- the ccpA gene encoding catabolite control protein A, translated as MDKQSVTIYDVARESKVSMATVSRVLNGNSNVRPATKQKVMDVINKMEYRPNAVARGLASKKTTTVGVIIPDVTDEYFASLARGIDDIASMYKYNIILANSDDNPDKQIKVLNNLLSKQVDGIIFMGNEISDELIIEFKRSNAPIVLAGSIDDSGSVPSVNIDYTDAVMDETIQLIKHSNRKIAFISGSLNQTINKKYRLKGYRKALKKYNYKFDDKMIFETNSSYEDGYKLANKLINEKVKAAIVTNDELAAGVMNGLTDSGINIPNDFEIFTSNNTKLSKMVRPQLSSITQPLYDIGAVSMRLLTKIMNNEPINEKQVLLNYDILQRDSTKV; from the coding sequence ATGGATAAACAAAGCGTAACAATCTATGATGTTGCTAGAGAATCAAAAGTTTCTATGGCTACAGTTTCAAGAGTCTTAAATGGTAATTCAAACGTTAGACCTGCTACAAAACAAAAAGTAATGGATGTTATTAATAAAATGGAATACCGTCCTAATGCTGTTGCTAGAGGCTTAGCTAGTAAGAAGACAACTACTGTTGGAGTTATTATTCCAGATGTAACCGATGAATATTTTGCTTCTCTTGCAAGAGGAATTGATGATATTGCTTCTATGTATAAATATAATATAATTTTAGCTAATTCTGATGACAATCCTGATAAACAGATTAAAGTTTTAAATAATTTATTAAGTAAACAAGTTGACGGTATTATTTTTATGGGAAATGAAATTAGTGATGAACTGATTATTGAATTCAAACGTTCTAATGCTCCTATTGTTTTAGCTGGATCTATTGATGATTCTGGATCTGTTCCTAGTGTAAACATTGATTATACTGATGCAGTAATGGATGAAACAATTCAATTAATAAAACATTCTAATCGGAAAATTGCATTCATTTCTGGTTCTTTGAATCAAACTATAAATAAAAAATATCGATTAAAAGGATACCGAAAAGCTTTAAAAAAATATAACTATAAATTTGATGATAAAATGATTTTTGAAACTAATTCTAGTTATGAAGACGGCTATAAATTAGCTAATAAACTGATTAATGAAAAAGTCAAAGCAGCGATTGTTACTAATGATGAACTGGCTGCAGGAGTTATGAATGGCTTAACAGATTCTGGTATAAATATTCCTAATGATTTTGAAATATTTACAAGTAATAATACTAAATTATCAAAGATGGTTAGACCACAGTTATCTTCAATAACCCAGCCATTATATGATATTGGGGCAGTTTCCATGAGATTATTAACTAAGATAATGAACAATGAACCAATTAATGAAAAACAGGTTTTATTAAACTATGATATTTTACAAAGAGATTCAACAAAGGTTTAA
- a CDS encoding type II secretion system F family protein: MIFFKNRKKMTSIQQQNFFKILSEMLESGFNLKESLLFIKQTNKKFIIIDDILTNLENGKYFSHSIRCYINGELYNQIYLSEKNGNLIECLKEISKYINIKNKQNKKIKEILAYPIFLIMLLLFGVAGINKILMPQINNIAYKEEYNFQFFYFLTFLLVFALFLIIIFYIKQPFLKKRELIIKLPFLGKIYKSYLNYYLSYSLYLMLKNGIDIKDILNIMNCFQKGTINYHLSFEIKHQIENGCNYSKIINKYNFIPNEFNLFFSQGNSRDNLLRNLFMFSKLQFEEMINKTNRLINLIQPILFLIIGVGIVFSYLSILMPIYKSLRGI, translated from the coding sequence ATGATATTTTTTAAAAACAGGAAGAAAATGACCTCAATTCAGCAACAAAATTTTTTTAAGATACTGAGTGAAATGTTGGAATCGGGGTTTAATTTAAAAGAGTCATTACTTTTTATTAAGCAAACAAATAAAAAGTTTATAATTATTGACGATATTTTAACTAATTTAGAAAATGGTAAATATTTTAGTCATAGTATTAGATGTTATATTAACGGTGAACTTTATAATCAAATTTATTTAAGTGAAAAAAATGGTAATTTAATTGAATGTCTTAAAGAAATAAGTAAGTATATAAATATTAAAAATAAACAAAATAAAAAGATAAAAGAAATATTGGCTTATCCAATTTTCTTAATTATGCTGCTTTTATTTGGTGTAGCGGGTATTAATAAGATATTAATGCCTCAAATTAATAATATTGCCTATAAAGAGGAGTATAACTTCCAATTTTTTTATTTTTTAACATTTCTATTAGTATTTGCTTTATTTCTTATTATAATATTTTATATAAAACAACCATTTTTAAAGAAAAGAGAACTTATTATTAAGCTTCCTTTTTTAGGAAAAATTTATAAAAGTTATCTAAATTATTACTTATCGTATAGTCTTTATTTAATGCTAAAAAATGGAATTGATATCAAAGATATTTTAAATATTATGAATTGTTTTCAGAAGGGGACAATAAATTATCATTTGAGTTTTGAAATTAAACATCAAATTGAAAATGGATGTAATTATTCCAAGATTATTAATAAATATAATTTTATTCCTAATGAATTTAATTTATTTTTTTCACAGGGCAATTCCAGAGATAATTTATTAAGAAATTTATTTATGTTCTCAAAATTACAATTTGAAGAAATGATTAATAAAACTAATCGACTTATAAATCTTATTCAACCAATCTTATTTTTAATTATTGGAGTTGGAATAGTATTCTCATATTTATCAATATTAATGCCAATATATAAATCATTAAGGGGAATTTAA
- a CDS encoding XTP/dITP diphosphatase: MDKIIIATNNENKAAEFREMFVGKNIEFKTLKDFPQIHNIKEDGKTFEENATIKAKTVHKITNLPVLADDSGLEVHSINDEPGVYSARYAGDHDDVANNKKLLKKLSNKNDRSATFKTCLVLIKNSNKKLVVNGLLNGQILKEPKGNNGFGYDPLFYIPSMHKSLAEMSEADKNKISHRGQAIKKLFKDFDNWWIN, from the coding sequence TTGGATAAAATAATTATTGCAACTAATAATGAAAATAAAGCTGCTGAATTCAGAGAAATGTTTGTCGGTAAAAATATCGAATTTAAGACTCTTAAAGATTTTCCTCAAATTCATAATATAAAAGAAGATGGAAAAACTTTTGAAGAAAATGCTACTATTAAGGCCAAAACAGTTCATAAAATAACAAATTTACCCGTTCTTGCTGATGATTCTGGCTTAGAAGTTCATTCTATTAATGATGAACCTGGTGTTTATTCTGCTAGATACGCTGGAGATCATGACGATGTTGCCAATAATAAGAAGTTACTAAAAAAATTATCAAATAAGAACGATAGAAGTGCTACTTTTAAAACTTGTTTAGTATTAATTAAAAATAGTAATAAAAAATTAGTAGTTAATGGTCTTTTGAATGGTCAAATTTTAAAAGAACCAAAGGGAAATAATGGATTTGGATATGATCCATTATTTTATATACCTAGTATGCATAAATCATTAGCTGAAATGTCTGAAGCAGATAAAAATAAAATCAGTCATCGTGGTCAAGCTATTAAAAAATTATTTAAAGATTTCGATAATTGGTGGATTAATTAA
- a CDS encoding DUF948 domain-containing protein: protein MTIGALAGLIAAIAFLILAVSAAVVLIKLSKTVDEVNKNLSSISQDVDVLSKQTEEIMISSNTMIKDLNEKVNTLDPVYKAAADVGQSVSDLNNATQNLTKRFQERNKPTFMEKAASVGFKLFKKK, encoded by the coding sequence ATGACAATAGGAGCTTTAGCAGGTTTAATTGCTGCAATTGCATTTTTAATTTTGGCTGTAAGTGCCGCAGTAGTATTAATTAAACTTTCAAAAACTGTTGATGAGGTTAATAAAAATCTTAGCTCAATTTCTCAAGATGTTGATGTATTATCAAAACAAACTGAAGAAATTATGATTAGTTCAAACACTATGATTAAAGATCTAAACGAAAAGGTAAATACATTAGATCCAGTATATAAGGCCGCTGCTGACGTTGGTCAAAGTGTTTCTGATTTAAATAACGCTACTCAAAACTTAACTAAACGTTTTCAAGAAAGAAACAAACCAACTTTCATGGAAAAAGCTGCAAGTGTAGGTTTTAAATTATTTAAAAAGAAATAA
- a CDS encoding YebC/PmpR family DNA-binding transcriptional regulator, with amino-acid sequence MSGHSKWHNIQGRKGAQDKKRGKIFQKISRDLYQAAKAGGAEADGNPQLRLVIDKAHAANMPKDNIQRALDKATGVGGANYEEITYEGYGPAGTAIMVSCLTDNKNRTAAAIRSAFTHHGGSLGSNGSVSYMFDRKGYIVILRDGLDVDEDSMLMDALEAGADDMKASDDKFEIFVTPSDLNTVRDELQKKYTLDTAEVTMFPQTTTEVPSDKVSQYTGLIDELDENDDVQDVYEAVKLPADAE; translated from the coding sequence ATGTCAGGACATTCAAAATGGCATAACATACAGGGTCGTAAAGGTGCCCAAGATAAAAAACGTGGTAAGATTTTTCAAAAAATTTCACGTGACTTATACCAAGCAGCTAAAGCTGGAGGTGCTGAAGCAGATGGAAATCCTCAATTACGTTTAGTTATTGATAAGGCCCATGCTGCTAATATGCCTAAAGATAATATCCAACGTGCGCTAGATAAAGCAACTGGTGTTGGTGGAGCCAATTATGAAGAAATCACTTATGAAGGATACGGTCCAGCGGGTACAGCTATTATGGTTTCTTGTTTAACAGATAACAAGAATCGTACAGCTGCAGCTATTCGTTCCGCATTTACTCATCATGGTGGCTCATTAGGTTCAAATGGTTCTGTTTCATACATGTTTGATCGTAAGGGCTACATCGTTATTTTACGTGACGGATTAGATGTTGATGAAGATAGTATGCTAATGGACGCACTTGAAGCTGGTGCCGATGATATGAAGGCTAGTGATGATAAATTTGAAATTTTTGTTACTCCTTCAGATTTAAACACTGTTCGTGATGAATTACAAAAGAAATATACTTTGGATACTGCTGAAGTAACTATGTTTCCACAAACTACTACTGAAGTACCTAGTGACAAAGTATCACAATACACGGGCCTAATCGATGAACTAGATGAAAATGATGATGTTCAAGATGTTTATGAAGCTGTTAAACTACCAGCTGATGCTGAATAA
- the trxA gene encoding thioredoxin, which yields MVSETTDKTFEKDTSTGVTLTDFWATWCGPCRMQSPVVDQLSEDMGDQVTFNKMDVDQNPETPQKFGIMSIPTLLVKKDGKVVDSIVGYHSKEQLAKILKEYL from the coding sequence ATGGTTTCTGAAACTACAGATAAGACATTTGAAAAAGACACTTCTACTGGTGTTACTTTGACAGATTTTTGGGCAACTTGGTGTGGACCATGTCGTATGCAATCACCTGTTGTTGATCAATTATCAGAAGATATGGGAGACCAAGTTACTTTTAACAAAATGGATGTTGACCAAAATCCGGAAACTCCTCAAAAATTTGGCATTATGAGTATCCCAACTTTATTAGTTAAAAAGGATGGTAAAGTGGTGGATAGTATCGTTGGCTATCATAGCAAAGAACAATTAGCTAAAATTTTAAAAGAATATTTATAA
- a CDS encoding YslB family protein, producing the protein MNNNLYKKIMGNKETSNYWGQELLRDILINDLLGDDNHSILYWAGKKIARRFPLKDALDVSLFFKQSGLGDLSIISENKHEIKWVLSGEIIKARIESSSDNDFMFEAGILAQIAQQQLGVIAEAEMNPKEDKNGKVIIRVHMDPKSPANDYDRIENFDLYSE; encoded by the coding sequence ATGAATAATAATCTTTATAAAAAAATAATGGGTAACAAAGAGACTAGTAATTACTGGGGACAAGAATTGTTAAGGGATATTTTAATTAATGATCTATTAGGTGATGATAATCACAGCATTCTTTATTGGGCCGGTAAAAAAATTGCAAGAAGATTCCCGCTTAAAGATGCTTTAGATGTAAGTTTGTTTTTTAAGCAATCCGGCCTGGGTGATTTATCAATTATCTCAGAAAATAAACATGAAATAAAATGGGTTTTAAGTGGCGAAATTATAAAAGCAAGAATTGAATCTTCGTCTGATAATGATTTTATGTTTGAAGCGGGTATATTAGCACAAATTGCTCAACAACAATTAGGTGTAATTGCTGAAGCTGAAATGAATCCTAAAGAAGATAAGAATGGAAAAGTTATCATTAGAGTACATATGGATCCTAAAAGTCCTGCAAACGATTATGATCGTATAGAAAACTTTGATTTGTATTCAGAATAA
- a CDS encoding acetate/propionate family kinase, with protein MGKSIAINAGSSTLKFKLFEMPSEKLISSGAIDRIGLTKSDVAIKYGDGQKFHKTMDIENHEEAIKLVLDKLLSLDIIDDYNEITGVGHRVVAGGEYFTDSVVITDDVLDKLESLSELAPLHEPANILGIKAFKKILPDVISIAVFDTSFHTSMPEENYMYALPYKYYREHKARKYGAHGTSYRYVSGRAADMLGKPLEDLKLVVMHLGAGASICAIDHGKSLDTSMGFTPVTGVMMATRSGDVDPSLLAYIMEKEGISDVNEMINVLNKKSGLLGVSEVSADMRDLEAVKADNHQAELARNMYMNRIIRYVGQYVAEMNGVDAIVFTAGVGENDIGIRQEVADKLSYFGVGVDPEKNHIRAVERDISSENSSIKTLLIPTNEELMIVKDIERLRK; from the coding sequence ATGGGAAAATCAATTGCTATTAATGCCGGAAGTTCTACATTAAAATTCAAATTATTCGAAATGCCTTCAGAAAAATTAATTTCAAGTGGTGCGATCGATCGTATTGGCTTAACTAAGTCAGATGTTGCAATTAAATATGGTGATGGCCAAAAATTTCATAAAACTATGGATATTGAAAATCATGAAGAAGCTATTAAGCTAGTTTTAGATAAATTACTAAGCTTGGATATCATTGATGACTACAACGAAATTACAGGTGTAGGACACCGTGTTGTAGCTGGTGGTGAATACTTTACTGATTCTGTTGTAATTACTGATGATGTTTTAGACAAGCTTGAATCTTTATCAGAATTAGCACCATTACATGAACCAGCTAATATTCTTGGAATTAAAGCTTTTAAGAAAATTTTGCCTGATGTTATCAGTATTGCTGTATTCGATACTTCATTCCATACATCAATGCCTGAAGAAAACTATATGTATGCTTTACCATATAAATATTACCGTGAACATAAAGCTCGTAAATATGGAGCTCATGGTACTAGTTATCGTTATGTTTCAGGCCGTGCAGCCGACATGTTAGGCAAACCATTAGAAGATTTAAAACTTGTTGTAATGCATTTAGGTGCAGGTGCTTCTATTTGTGCAATTGATCATGGTAAATCACTTGATACATCAATGGGATTTACTCCAGTAACTGGTGTTATGATGGCTACTCGTTCAGGAGATGTTGATCCTTCTTTACTTGCTTACATTATGGAAAAAGAAGGCATTAGTGATGTTAATGAAATGATTAATGTTTTAAATAAAAAATCAGGTTTATTAGGTGTTTCTGAAGTATCTGCTGATATGCGTGATTTGGAAGCTGTTAAAGCTGACAATCATCAAGCAGAATTAGCTCGTAATATGTACATGAATCGTATTATTAGATATGTAGGTCAATATGTTGCTGAAATGAATGGTGTTGATGCAATTGTATTTACTGCCGGTGTTGGTGAAAATGATATTGGTATTAGACAAGAAGTTGCTGATAAATTAAGCTACTTTGGTGTGGGTGTTGATCCTGAAAAGAATCATATTCGTGCAGTTGAAAGAGATATTAGTTCAGAAAATTCATCAATTAAAACATTATTAATACCTACTAACGAAGAATTAATGATTGTTAAAGATATTGAAAGATTACGTAAATAA
- the comGA gene encoding competence type IV pilus ATPase ComGA, producing MKMMDYFQILINHAIEIKANDIYIFPNSENFAIKMHSNLEIIDYEILKNDFADKLFNYCKYISSMSISEKRRPQLGSYLYQHNNINYYLRFSSVGNFDNKESMVIRIIYSINDQSIKYIDNNQLLSLEKNAHKGGMILFAGTTGSGKTTSVYKLANMLGRNKVVMSIEDPVEIVNESFLQLQVNDNAGMGYNELIKVGLRHRPDIFIIGEIRDNRTASAAIRAALSGHLVLSTIHANNAESVLNRIHQLDINLSDIEQSINTIVYQQLVKDNSYNNSASLTIIENPSKKMEKINDIF from the coding sequence ATGAAGATGATGGATTATTTTCAAATTTTGATTAATCATGCAATTGAAATTAAAGCTAATGATATATACATTTTTCCTAACAGTGAAAATTTTGCAATAAAAATGCATTCTAATTTAGAAATTATTGATTATGAAATATTGAAAAATGATTTTGCTGATAAATTGTTTAATTATTGTAAATATATATCAAGTATGTCAATTAGTGAAAAAAGGAGGCCACAATTAGGATCATATTTATATCAGCATAATAACATTAACTATTATTTGCGTTTTTCTTCGGTTGGTAATTTTGATAATAAAGAGTCGATGGTTATTAGGATTATTTATTCAATTAATGACCAGTCGATAAAATATATTGATAATAATCAACTATTATCTTTAGAAAAAAATGCACATAAAGGTGGAATGATTTTATTTGCTGGAACCACAGGATCTGGTAAAACTACATCTGTTTATAAATTGGCTAATATGTTAGGGAGAAACAAAGTTGTAATGAGTATAGAAGATCCAGTCGAAATAGTTAATGAATCATTTTTGCAACTTCAAGTTAATGATAATGCTGGAATGGGGTATAACGAACTCATAAAAGTTGGGTTAAGACATCGTCCTGATATTTTTATTATTGGAGAAATTAGAGATAATAGAACTGCTAGTGCAGCAATCAGAGCAGCGTTATCTGGCCATTTAGTTTTAAGTACTATTCATGCTAATAATGCTGAAAGTGTATTAAATAGAATTCATCAATTAGATATTAACTTATCAGATATTGAACAATCAATTAATACAATTGTATATCAGCAGTTAGTTAAAGATAATAGTTATAATAATTCGGCTAGTTTAACCATTATTGAGAATCCATCTAAAAAAATGGAGAAAATAAATGATATTTTTTAA
- the murI gene encoding glutamate racemase, translating into MDRRAIGFMDSGVGGLTVVKEALHQLPNENVIFLGDEARLPYGEKSPKEIKKFALQISRFLVNKGIKTLVIACNTATAHALKLLQHNLDIPVIGVIYPGSLTAVRSSKGRRIGIIATNGTIKSKAYEKTIKSISDDTTLFGLGCPRFIPMVEAGKDKSEEDQKIVNHDLLPIKKDNVDTLIMGCTHYPIMRNLIQNAVGFNVHLVDPGVAVIDDLKKVLKDNDLINSSLNKSKLEFYTTGSVHEFKHVAEEWLNLSIEVKHISISTLEEA; encoded by the coding sequence TTGGATAGACGTGCAATTGGTTTTATGGATTCAGGTGTAGGTGGACTAACAGTTGTTAAGGAAGCTTTACACCAACTACCTAATGAAAATGTTATTTTCTTAGGAGATGAAGCCAGATTACCATACGGAGAAAAATCTCCTAAAGAAATTAAGAAGTTTGCTCTACAAATTTCTAGATTTTTAGTTAATAAGGGAATTAAAACTTTAGTTATTGCTTGTAATACTGCGACTGCCCATGCACTAAAACTATTGCAGCATAATTTAGACATTCCTGTAATAGGGGTTATTTATCCGGGTAGTTTAACAGCAGTTCGTTCATCTAAGGGTAGAAGAATAGGTATTATTGCTACTAATGGTACAATTAAGAGTAAAGCATATGAAAAAACAATTAAGTCCATTAGTGATGACACTACATTATTTGGCCTTGGATGCCCTAGATTTATACCAATGGTTGAAGCAGGAAAAGATAAAAGTGAAGAAGATCAAAAAATAGTTAATCATGATTTGCTTCCTATAAAAAAAGATAATGTTGATACTTTAATAATGGGATGTACTCATTATCCAATTATGAGAAATTTAATTCAAAATGCAGTAGGTTTTAATGTCCATTTAGTGGATCCTGGAGTGGCGGTTATTGATGATTTGAAAAAAGTGCTAAAAGATAATGACTTAATTAATAGTAGTTTAAATAAAAGTAAATTAGAATTTTATACAACTGGTTCTGTTCATGAATTTAAACATGTTGCGGAAGAATGGTTAAATTTAAGTATTGAAGTAAAACATATTTCAATTTCTACTTTAGAGGAGGCTTAA
- the comGC gene encoding competence type IV pilus major pilin ComGC, producing the protein MTIKKKKPAFTLIEMTIVLFIISLLILIIVPNLTGQRKRAESVHSNAMTSLIQSQIDAYLIDNDDGSVTYESLKNKNYLSDVQIKRAEKQGIRIEDNQAIKK; encoded by the coding sequence ATGACAATTAAGAAGAAAAAACCAGCGTTTACATTAATAGAAATGACAATAGTGTTATTTATTATTTCATTATTGATTTTAATTATTGTTCCTAATTTGACCGGTCAAAGAAAACGAGCAGAATCTGTTCATAGTAATGCAATGACTTCACTAATTCAAAGCCAAATTGATGCATATTTAATTGATAATGATGATGGTAGTGTTACTTATGAATCTTTAAAAAATAAAAATTATCTAAGTGACGTTCAGATTAAACGTGCCGAAAAGCAAGGAATTAGAATTGAAGATAATCAAGCTATTAAAAAATAA
- a CDS encoding class I SAM-dependent methyltransferase, translating into MSILAEKDTETLFSVLDKSTEILKNELSISFLDAFIETGDNILNSNQVHIENGQPSESTVSKLEKLYNEIDYNSMDAESIRKAIQIIMIKATKEDAVQANHQITPDTIASIMGYLIIRLYNGKPNINILDLSVGTGNLLSTVMNQLTDEIKTKVHGVGVDNDDSMLAIASLNFQMQNKTDNMDLIHQDSVDNLFVDDSDLVISDLPVGYYPIDENTKNYKTRSKDGHSYAHHLLIEQGMNHVKPNGFGVFLVPSNLFNTPAAKELLKWIQDNAYMQGLLNLPKELFANSNAQKAILILQKHGDQAKQADKIMLGEFPSFKNPSAFQKYLAEIVEWEENNLLK; encoded by the coding sequence GTGAGTATACTGGCTGAAAAAGATACAGAAACTTTGTTTAGTGTTTTAGATAAATCAACAGAAATTTTGAAAAATGAACTATCAATCTCATTTTTAGATGCATTTATTGAAACTGGTGATAATATCCTTAATTCTAATCAAGTGCATATTGAAAATGGACAACCTAGTGAAAGCACTGTTTCTAAACTTGAAAAGCTGTATAATGAAATAGATTATAATTCTATGGATGCTGAGTCAATTAGGAAAGCTATCCAGATTATAATGATTAAAGCAACTAAAGAAGATGCTGTACAAGCAAATCATCAAATAACTCCTGATACAATTGCATCTATTATGGGTTACTTAATTATTAGATTATATAATGGCAAACCTAACATTAATATATTAGATTTATCAGTTGGAACTGGTAATTTATTAAGTACCGTTATGAATCAATTGACAGATGAAATTAAAACTAAAGTTCATGGTGTCGGTGTTGATAATGATGATTCGATGTTAGCTATTGCTAGTTTGAATTTTCAAATGCAAAATAAAACAGATAATATGGACTTAATTCATCAAGACTCTGTCGATAATTTATTTGTTGATGATTCAGACTTGGTTATTTCTGATTTACCAGTGGGCTATTATCCAATAGACGAAAACACTAAAAATTATAAAACCAGATCTAAAGATGGCCATTCATATGCTCACCATTTATTAATTGAACAAGGGATGAACCATGTTAAGCCTAACGGTTTTGGTGTCTTTTTAGTACCAAGTAATCTATTTAATACTCCCGCTGCTAAGGAATTATTAAAATGGATCCAAGATAATGCTTATATGCAAGGTTTATTAAACTTACCTAAGGAATTATTTGCTAATTCAAATGCTCAAAAAGCCATTCTAATTTTACAAAAGCATGGTGATCAAGCTAAACAAGCAGATAAAATAATGTTAGGGGAATTTCCTTCCTTTAAGAATCCTTCAGCTTTTCAAAAATATTTAGCTGAAATTGTTGAATGGGAAGAAAATAATCTATTGAAATAA